The nucleotide window ATCGGGCGCTTTCCTTAATTAATACAACAAAAAAGCTCCTACATTTATGTTTCCTTAATGTAGGGGCTTAGAATTGTTTCTTGCTAAAATTTTTCTTGATATTTAGTAGGTATTTTTATAAAAAATCGACGATAAACAATTAATCCAATTGCTACAATAAGGCTAAGAATCGATACAATTTGTGCTGAACGTAATTCCCCGATTAAATAAAGGCTGTCCGTGCGCATGCCTTCGATATAAAAACGACCAATCGCATACCAAATTAAATATGTTGCAAATACTTCACCCCGATTTAAGTGTTTGCGAATAAGTAAGACAATAATTAACCCGACTAAATTCCATAAAGACTCATATAAAAATGTAGGGTGAACATAACTACTCAAGCTTTCTATATACATCTGGTTAATTAACCAATTAGGTAAGTGTAATGATTCTAAAAATGCTCGACTCACTGGTCCACCATGAGCTTCTTGATTCATGAAGTTACCCCAGCGTCCTATAATTTGTCCAATTAGTAAACTTGGTACTGTAATATCTGCAACTTTGAAAAAGGATATTTTTTTTACTTTACAATAAATAATAGTCGTTAAAATGGCTCCGATTAATCCACCATGGATCGCAATACCACCGTTCCAAATTTCAATTGCTCGCAGAGGATTAGCCGCATATTGATCCCATTCCATTGTAACGTAGTAGATTCGTGCAGAAATAATCGAAATAGGAATAGCCCACATTAAAAAATCTGTATAAAAATCTTTTGGTAAGCCCCGTTTATCAGCTTCTTTATTTGCAACTATGTATCCTAAAAGAATACCTGATGCAATTAAAATACCGTACCAACGAATATCTATAGATCCAATGCTAAAAGCAATAGGATTAATGGTAAGCAATAACAAATTCACGAAAACAAAAACCTCCATTTCATTTAACTAAATAAGAATGACACAATTATGTTTATTTTAACATTAAAATGAAATATAAGTATTACCTCTAGATAAAGTTAGGGGGCATTTCTGCGTGTTTATTCCACAAAACCAGCTAATAGTTGTCAATAATTTTTATTAAAAATAATAAAAATATCATGTTATACTAAATTTGTGCATGCCAAATAACCGTCCAAATTCTTAATTTGGAAAGTTCAGGTTTACTTGGTTAAATTGTTAAATCAATCTATGTCTTGGAAAGAATTCTTGCTTTTTAATAGTGCATAAATCCAAAGTAAGAGTTTGTTTGCACAAGCTATTACAGCTACTCTAAATAGTTTTCCTTCTTCCTGTTTTTTATCATAAAACGCTCGTAATTTCTTATTACGAGGAAGGATTTCATCCGTTGTTTTCTGTTTTCGACAGTCACGAATAGCACATTTAACAGCCATATACAAAGCTTGCCGTAGTCTGCTAGAGCCTCTTTTGGTTATTCGGTTGTAAGTACCTTTGAATGTACCAGATTCAAAGACACTTGGATCAAGACCGGCAAATGCGACTAGTTTCTTAGGGTGATTAAACCTTTCAATTTCCCCAATTTCAGAAACAATCGTGGCAGCGATTTTTTTTCCGATTCCAGGAATTGATTGGATAATCTTAGATTCTTCAATACTTTTTGTTAAAACATCTATCTCATTTTCAAGTAGGGATAGATGTTTTTTGTATTCAAAGAGCATATTAACATACATATCTAAACTTAGGGAAAGACTAATATAAAGCCTTCTGAAAAGGGTTTTGAGCTGCTGCAGTCATTAGCTTTTCGGCCTGTTGATTTGCCCATTATAGAGAACGAGAATTACAGAATTCTTTTATTTTAGTTGTTAATACTTCATTATTGGCTTTCAATATATCTTTTGATGTAGGAAATGCCTGTAGTATTTTTAAAGAAACATCCGAATATAAGTCTCCAAAAACATTACTATATTCAGGGAAAACTTGATCTAAAACTGTAGGGGTTTAACGCTCGAATAAGGGTATCATGCCCGCCACTCCAAATGAAGCCGAGCTGTGCGTCTGAAAAATACACAGTGGGTTAAGTGGCTCACTATTGGGTTGCGATATATACACAAATCAATGACGAAGGATTATTCTTCTTTTCTAATCTAAATAAAAATGGTTAAATAGTCTTAAGGGAGACGAATATTACTGTAGATTAACGGAGGGGAAACTAAATGAATTTAAAATTACAAAGGCGGGAAATTGGTGATTTACTCTATGGATTTATTGAAGGTGAAATCGATACTCATACAGCACCAATATTAAAAGATGAATTAGGGTTAATTGTTTTGTCGGACGGTTTGATTATAAAATTAGATTTATCCAAAGTAACTTATATGGATAGTAGTGGCCTTGGTGTACTTGTAGCCTTCTATAAGAAAGTAATTAAAGAAAACACTTCACTAATATTTATTAACCCATCTGCAAAATTAACAAGAATATTTAATATAACGGGCCTTAGTCAGTTTATAGATATTGAAGTAAAAAACGAGAAAATTCTAGAAGTGTAATTAATATTAAAAGTAATAACGATGATTACCTATTGTTTTTTGAATAAAAAAACAATGTCTCGAAATAATTCGAAGTCCAATGGAGTGATAAATAAAAAAGAGGGCGATAAACACCCTCTATAGTTTGAAGTCTTTTCAATTGAAACTTTAGCTTTTATTCTTGTGTATAGTTTGCTGATTCCGTTGAGGGAGCAGCCTCTCCGGGAATTGGTGTATTATGAATATAAGCGGGTGCTTGCCCCAGTTTAGGTACTTGTCCCATTGCTTCAGGATTTGCAATATATTCAAAATTAGCCTGCTTATCCATACTTGGTCCGGAAGCCCATCGCCCTTGTGAACTTTCTTCCCCTTTTGAGAAGTTCATAAAAGAGTAAGAGACTTGCTGTTTTTCAAGTCCTTGTGGGAAGGTACTAGGAACAATTGGCTTTTGTTTTTGTTCTAACTCTTCTATAGCAGCCATCCATTGATTTTGGTGCATTGTATCCCGAGCAATTAAAAATGATAGCATATCTCTTATACCGGGGTCTGTTGTAGACTCATATAATCTTACTACTTGTAATCTTCCTTGAGATTCAGCGTTAAGATTTGCACGAAAATCCGCCAAAAGATTGCCGCTAGCAATCGTATAGCGTGAATTCCACGGGTAACCCACACTATCTGTTGGGGTTGCACCTAGTCCGGAAACAATAACATGTTGTGGATTCATTCCACCTAAGACGGCTCCTATTAGAGGATCTTTAGCAGCTTGTTCTTGTTCATTCACGGGAGCTCCATCAAGTAACTGGGCAATCATTGTGGTAATCATTTCGACATGTGCGATTTCTTCAGTACCGATATCTAAAAGCATATCTCGATATTTTTCTTCTCCTCGACAGTTCCAACCTTGAAATAGATACTGCATCATAACCGTTATCTCACCGAATTGTCCACCTAAAATTTCTTGAAGTTTTTTTGCATAAACCGGATCTGGTCGTTCTGGTTTAGCATTATATTGTAATTCTTTAATATGGTAGAACATTAAAAGCCCCTCCTTTAATTTTCCTTTTTATTTTAGACATTAAAATTCATTTTTAATCCTAAACCTTTTTAGGATTGTTTAATCATTGAATAGTGATAATAAATTTGGAGAAGCTATTATTAATTCTTTTAATGAACGGTGGTTATCTGTTAGATGGAATGGGATTATATATGGAAAGCTATATTAGTTGTTGTTGCGGGAACAGTTCTCTTGAGAATTGCAGGCAGGAAGACAATTTCACAAATGACATTGGCTGAAACAGTTATTATGATTGGAATTGGGTCATTACTTATTCAACCTGTAGCCGGTAAGGATATTTGGACAACCATATTAGTTGGAGGTGTGCTTGTTGGGACACTGTTAGTGATGGAATATATTCAAATAAAATCTGATATTATTGAAAAATTAATTACAGGTAAAGCAAAAATTGTAATAGATAATGGAAAATTGAATAAACAAAATTTAAAGAAACTTAGGTTATCCGTAGACCAACTGGAAATGAAATTGAGGCAAAATAGTGTATCTAAAATAAGTGACGTGAAATGGGCAACATTAGAACCGAATGGTCAATTAGGTATTGAGTTAAAACAAGATGCTCAACCTGTAACGAAAAAGGATTTCGAAGAATTTAAAAGAAATATGATTAGTTTAATAACTAATAATTCTCAAGATAATCATACAAATGAAGTAACCAATGAAGGAAATAATCAAGAAAATATATTCTTAGAAATTCAGAACAAGGGTCACCAGTCGCCACCACCAAAGGACCTACAATAATAGGGACTGTGTTCATTGGATACAATGATAATATTATTGTGACGCTAACTATAACTCCACCACTACTTATAAGATTTAATTTAGGGAAGTGAACGAGTATATAATACTGAAAAGCATCTGTTGGTTTACTCTATGCACAGATGCTTTTTTAATAGGTCCTTTATTCAATAGTTTCAAGATAGCGGTATAGTGTCGATTTACTAATGCCTGTCTCATTTTTAATATCTAAAAGTGTAAATTTCCCGGACTGATACATATCAATCGCTTTCTTCACATTATCATCGGATTTTTTAGGGCGCCCGATAGATTTACCTTTCGCTTTTGCATCCGCCATACCTAAAGTAGTCGATTGCTTAACGATATCGCTTTGAAATGTTAAAAAGAAGTGTAAAACCTGTTCAAGCGATTTTCCGAGTAATTGTGTAGATGTAATATTTTCCTCCATGAAATGAAGCGTGACTTGATCACGTTTACAAATTTTAAGTAACTCCTCTAAATGCCTCGTAGAATCGGCAATACTAAAGAAACGTAGTACTTGAATCGTATCTCCTTTTTCTATTGCCATGAGTAATTCTTCAAGAGCTATCCGCTTTTTTGCACGGCCATGATTTTCAGTGAAAACTTGGTCACAATTCATTAAAGCAGCCGTTTGTATGTGCATACCTTCATCGTTGTATAGTGGTCGTTGATAACCGTAAATCATTCATTTCACTCCATTTTCGTCCCATAAAGGTTCCTTTTTGGGAAAAGTATGCTATGATATTCTAGGAATTTATTTTATATGAAGGAGAATATCATGCAAAGTTTAAAACAACAATGGTTCGGTAATGTACGTGGAGACATCTTATCAGGGATTGTCGTGGCATTAGCGCTCATTCCAGAAGCAATTGCCTTTTCCATCATTGCTGGTGTCGATCCAATGGTCGGACTTTATGCGTCATTTTCTATTGCAGTTATTATAGCATTTGTTGGTGGCAGACCGGGAATGATATCTGCTGCAACTGGCGCAATGGCATTAGTTATCGTTAATTTAGTAGCAGATCATGGATTACAGTATTTATTAGCAGCCACAATTTTAACAGGGGTTATACAAGTACTATTTGGCGTGTTTGGCATTGCGAAATTAATGCGCTTTATTCCGAATTCAGTTATGTTAGGTTTCGTGAATGCTTTAGCGATTCTTATTTTTATGGCACAAGTACCCCATTTTTTAGGTGAAGGGACAATGACGTATGTTTTTATAGCCGTTACATTACTTATCGTCTATATATTGCCACGTTTCTTTAAAGCGATTCCAGCTCCATTAATCGCGATTATATTATTAACAGCAGTCACATTTATGTTTAATGTGGAATTAAAGACAATTGGGGATTTAGGTTCAATTACACAGAGCTTACCAAGCTTTTTCATTCCAGATGTACCGTTAAATTTAGAAACATTGTCGATTATTTTCCCATATGCACTTGCACTGGCATTAGTTGGCTTAATGGAATCTCTGATGACGGCTCAAATTGTCGATGATATGACAGATACGAAATCAGACAAAAACCAAGAAGCACGTGGACAGGGAATTGCAAACTTAATTAACGGTTTCTTCGGTGGGATGGCTGGTTGTGCAATGATTGGCCAATCGATTATTAATGTCAAATCTGGTGGGCGAGGTCGCCTATCTTCACTTGTTGCAGGTTTATTCTTAATGTTCTTGATTTTAGTACTTGGGAATGTTGTAGTAGATATCCCAATGCCTGTACTTGTAGGAATTATGATTATGGTGAGTATCGGTACATTTGATTGGGGTTCGTTTAAATATCTTGCAAAAGCGCCTCGGACAGATGCGATTGTGATGCTTGCTACAGTTGCAGCAGTTGTATATACACACAACTTAGCAATTGGCGTTGTTCTGGGAGTAATTTTAAGTGCATTATTCTTCGTAGCATCGATTTCAAAGGTTCGTATCCATCAGAATAGAGGTGTGTTTATTGTAGAAGGGCCACTGTTTTTCGCATCGACACAAAACTTTATTCAAACGCTTGAAGAAGCAAAAGAAAATTATGTCACGATTGATTTAACAAGTAGTCATTTATGGGACGAATCCGCTGTTGGTGCTGTTGTAAAAGTCGTCACAAAGCTGGAAGAGCAGGGTAAGACAGTAAAAGTCATCGGTATGAATCCTGCGAGTGAAAAGCTCTATAAACAATTATTAAATGTTAGTGTGTCACATTAAAGGGGGATTCTTTATGTATCAGCATATTTTATTAGCGGTTGACGGTTCTGAAAATGCTGTGCGTGCAGCTAAAGAAGCAGTGAAAATTGCTTCAGATGCTTCATTAATTGAAATGATATATGTTGCAGATTTTGAAAAGGCAAAAACCGAAGTTTTACATGCAAAGTCCAGCGAAAGTTTAATGTTGGAGCGTAAACGTAAAATAGCGCCAATAGAAGAAGTTTTAAGATCCGCTGGTAAGCAATTTAAATTAACAATTTTACATGGTACACCAGGCCCTGAAATTGTGAAATATGCTAATGAGAAAAAAGTTGATCTTGTTATCATAGGTAGCCGTGGCTTGAATTCATTACAGGAAATGGTATTAGGTAGTGTAAGCCATAAAGTAATGAAGCGTGTTCATTG belongs to Solibacillus sp. FSL W7-1436 and includes:
- a CDS encoding SulP family inorganic anion transporter, coding for MQSLKQQWFGNVRGDILSGIVVALALIPEAIAFSIIAGVDPMVGLYASFSIAVIIAFVGGRPGMISAATGAMALVIVNLVADHGLQYLLAATILTGVIQVLFGVFGIAKLMRFIPNSVMLGFVNALAILIFMAQVPHFLGEGTMTYVFIAVTLLIVYILPRFFKAIPAPLIAIILLTAVTFMFNVELKTIGDLGSITQSLPSFFIPDVPLNLETLSIIFPYALALALVGLMESLMTAQIVDDMTDTKSDKNQEARGQGIANLINGFFGGMAGCAMIGQSIINVKSGGRGRLSSLVAGLFLMFLILVLGNVVVDIPMPVLVGIMIMVSIGTFDWGSFKYLAKAPRTDAIVMLATVAAVVYTHNLAIGVVLGVILSALFFVASISKVRIHQNRGVFIVEGPLFFASTQNFIQTLEEAKENYVTIDLTSSHLWDESAVGAVVKVVTKLEEQGKTVKVIGMNPASEKLYKQLLNVSVSH
- a CDS encoding STAS domain-containing protein, with translation MNLKLQRREIGDLLYGFIEGEIDTHTAPILKDELGLIVLSDGLIIKLDLSKVTYMDSSGLGVLVAFYKKVIKENTSLIFINPSAKLTRIFNITGLSQFIDIEVKNEKILEV
- a CDS encoding universal stress protein — its product is MYQHILLAVDGSENAVRAAKEAVKIASDASLIEMIYVADFEKAKTEVLHAKSSESLMLERKRKIAPIEEVLRSAGKQFKLTILHGTPGPEIVKYANEKKVDLVIIGSRGLNSLQEMVLGSVSHKVMKRVHCPALIVK
- a CDS encoding DUF421 domain-containing protein; the encoded protein is MEWDYIWKAILVVVAGTVLLRIAGRKTISQMTLAETVIMIGIGSLLIQPVAGKDIWTTILVGGVLVGTLLVMEYIQIKSDIIEKLITGKAKIVIDNGKLNKQNLKKLRLSVDQLEMKLRQNSVSKISDVKWATLEPNGQLGIELKQDAQPVTKKDFEEFKRNMISLITNNSQDNHTNEVTNEGNNQENIFLEIQNKGHQSPPPKDLQ
- a CDS encoding recombinase family protein, whose protein sequence is MIYGYQRPLYNDEGMHIQTAALMNCDQVFTENHGRAKKRIALEELLMAIEKGDTIQVLRFFSIADSTRHLEELLKICKRDQVTLHFMEENITSTQLLGKSLEQVLHFFLTFQSDIVKQSTTLGMADAKAKGKSIGRPKKSDDNVKKAIDMYQSGKFTLLDIKNETGISKSTLYRYLETIE
- a CDS encoding manganese catalase family protein — protein: MFYHIKELQYNAKPERPDPVYAKKLQEILGGQFGEITVMMQYLFQGWNCRGEEKYRDMLLDIGTEEIAHVEMITTMIAQLLDGAPVNEQEQAAKDPLIGAVLGGMNPQHVIVSGLGATPTDSVGYPWNSRYTIASGNLLADFRANLNAESQGRLQVVRLYESTTDPGIRDMLSFLIARDTMHQNQWMAAIEELEQKQKPIVPSTFPQGLEKQQVSYSFMNFSKGEESSQGRWASGPSMDKQANFEYIANPEAMGQVPKLGQAPAYIHNTPIPGEAAPSTESANYTQE
- the lgt gene encoding prolipoprotein diacylglyceryl transferase; this translates as MNLLLLTINPIAFSIGSIDIRWYGILIASGILLGYIVANKEADKRGLPKDFYTDFLMWAIPISIISARIYYVTMEWDQYAANPLRAIEIWNGGIAIHGGLIGAILTTIIYCKVKKISFFKVADITVPSLLIGQIIGRWGNFMNQEAHGGPVSRAFLESLHLPNWLINQMYIESLSSYVHPTFLYESLWNLVGLIIVLLIRKHLNRGEVFATYLIWYAIGRFYIEGMRTDSLYLIGELRSAQIVSILSLIVAIGLIVYRRFFIKIPTKYQEKF